The following DNA comes from Rosa rugosa chromosome 5, drRosRugo1.1, whole genome shotgun sequence.
GTGCATTGCCAGTTGGCTTTGCTTCTTCTGTTCTTGTAGCAGAGGCTTAATTTGGGCATAAAAGTGAGCCAATCTATGAACAGTTGAATGGGAATTCTTGTTTTATTATCAAAGATGTTACAAGAATACAAGCCCAACATCAAGTTCCTtggagagtttttttttttttgatgatttgGAGAGTTTCTATCATCATACAAGATATCAAATATTTATGTTCCAACTTCATTAGTGTTTTAGAGAGGCCAACATAGTTGCTAATGAACTGGCTTGTTTTGGCTGCAGATTAGATCAAAATAGTGTTTGATTTTCATTGTAATTctcagattttttttgtttgataaaCTGTTGTTCAAGATCACTCGTGGATCTCTTTTGTAACTTGTAAGTGTATTTTATCATGAATAAAAGTCATTGAATATTATATTGAAACGACACATTCgacacatatatatattcaatataTAGTAGTCTATATGTCACTAGTTCACTACTTAGGAATTCCAGTCCAGAATGAGTAAGCGTAGaaaactcctttttttttttttttttttgtagagcACAAAAGCTTATCGAGCCTATTTTGCCTGTCTCGCCATCAGCAGCATTAAGTATTTAAGTACGTCACTATCACATCCCATTGAGGTCAATAAACAATGTTTACTTAATTCTGTGGATGAGGGCCAAGTTAACTCTACTTTGGTTAATCACACCCACTTTGTTTTCTATACCTATAAGATAATCAATATTGATTATCAATCATCAGAGATCATTACAACATGAAATGAAACCGAACAATAACAATTTGGGACGGCATTTGTGATCAAGTTGTAACGTCAATCGGCTGATCTTATGCTCAACAAGGATCGATCAGTTGGTTTTGCCTGCTCAACTGGAGTATTCCTCTCTTGATCGAGGATCGTTGTGATGCACTCTCATCGGAGAATTAACGTGGTGCAATCCTCCGGCATGTTATGCTTAGTACCTGTTAATGACAACTAAAATGATGCATGGGGTTATACTAATTTCCGTACTCTTTGGAAGCGCCTATGAATTCTCCTCAACTGCAACGTTGCTGCTATATCTGGTGTTCGTCACTTCTGGTTTAATAAAGCGCTAGCTTGTTCTCTCATCATCGACCAGCAATCTCCCTTTACTGGAGAGCTTATTGCAGAGCTCTAAACTTTCTTGAGGTTTAGACTTGCTTAGACTTCCTCGACTAGCTAATTCGTTTTTATTACAATAAGTTACTAATGGGGATGCCTACTAAGCTACGTAAGGTTGGCAAAGTAGcgactgataaaaaaaaaaatggagtggGACTGCCAGGAATCCCTAGTGTAGGTTGGTCCCCTATTATTTATCTGAAATATTTAcctccagtttctctctcttgtATTCTAGGAATCTAGGGTAACAACAATTTGGTAATAAAGCCGGCCATTTAGGAAAGCAAGGAGTTAATACCGACAAATACAGTGACACTTCTCCACCAGATTCAGAATCTGCTAGAAATGGTTGCATGTGATGGCTTAACCGCCCCCGCCTCTCTTTCCTTATAACTTCATGTCTTCATCACTCTATAGTCAACACTACTCTTGCACAGGGGCGTAGCTAGAATTTGACAATGGGGTGGGCTAAATTTTTTGGGCGaagcccaattttttttttttgatgtctcTATAGCCAAACCTGCGTAATATCAATGAATCTCATCAATCCATTACCCATTCCCAATTCCGACCTCAGTCACCTcaccctaaacaccaaacatcaCAAATTCACGATTCAAACATCATCAGCATGGGTATTGGGTATACGGTGTTTACCTGAGAATCTAAGCATTagggattgaagatttgaagccTTCAAGAGTTCAAGGAGTCGCACTGTCGCAGGGAATCCAAAGATGCAGACCGCAGTGGAGGTGGCTCGGTGGACGGTGGCGGAGGAGGTAGCTTATGCGTGGAGCGGCGGAGGCGACTCGGCGGACTGCCGGAACTAGCTAATCGAACCTGGAACTCTGGAAGGCTGGAAGGGGGAAGCAAATGGGGACAGCGCCACAGCCCACGGGGGAGAAACCGAAGAAGGGGAGAGCTGAGAGTCGACCTACAAGcatcagtatatatatatatatatatattttttttttattgggctATACCCATACTTGGTCGATTTTGGGCCAAATTTTcccttgggctatagcccaagtaGCCCTTGTCTTGGCTACGCCCCTGCTCTTGCATGGATGTGTTCAGTTATCTGAGAAATCAGATCCAGTACTGGTAATTACTTTCTCTCTTGAAGGTAATTACTTTCTCTGTTGAAGGTTAGAGTTAATTAGATTAAAGTCCAAAATCTTGACCCCATATTGATTGTAGTCCGCATTAATTTTTATTGTAAATTGCGGTTCAATGACTCAGCTCCCACCTTAGatttatttcattttccatcTTACTGACTCTAATCctcattaatttttctttttttacatGACTAATATGCTCTTATGGAATGTCTTTAAACATAAAAGGCAAGAATTAATAGGATTAAAATTAGCAATCTAATTAGTACTTTAATATCATATTTGATGTATATCTTTCTtaaattaataattgaaaaactaATTATAACCTTATTGAGAAGAAAAAGACTCATCTAATCTTTACGAAACTAATTTGACATAGACAATATAGAAAATGTCACATGTTCAACAGAAAATTCATGTGGCCTAAAAGACATAAACCTAACCTACAAGCCATAGCTAGCTATGAAATTTCCCTCGATAATAATTGGAGTTACTATTTGCTGggatattttttatatataaaaattcaaatttagtAATAAACTACTCATTCATGTCAAAGAAGTGGCTATAGCCAGaacattcttgttcttcttttatACTTTTGGTATCAATCGGCGACCGATCCCAATAACcctaactagctagctagctagctagctagctcgcTCGAGTTAGCCGAGTATATAAAAATGGATAAGGTGATCCATGATCATGCAACTGGATCCAGTAATCGTGGTGCATGTCATATATAGCCTCTCTCATTTTTGTTATGAACTATCCCCAATATTTCCTTCAATTATAAGAGAGCTttattctgaaaaaaaaaaaaaaaaaaaaaaaattataagagaGCTTGTCTCCATGGAAGACGACGAACTTGACGTGCTGCACTATATACGCTAAACCATTTTGTTAAATTATATATGAACTATGTacctctctatctctctttctctcgaACTATGTacctctctctctgtgtctctGAAACCCTGGTAGTGGTGAGCATATGGGTTTGCTATTGCAATCTAAACACGATGAGAGAGTACCTACCTGGctaccttttctttttctctttttcacttTAAAATTTCTTGGAATGTAATGGACAAGGCCATGACCCCTCCATGTGGTCTAAAATAGCTTTAGAAGCAAACTATAATACAAGACTATACCATTTTCAAATGCATGTCCTTTTCTCTTTTGCCCGGCTTTTGTTGTAACTCACATGGTTCAGACCCATATGAATGAATAAAGCATATGATATCTAAAATATGATCGACTTAATAATATAAATGTCCATAAATGTATAAAAAGGGTTTCGATGGAGAAGGTTGGTTGCATGCTTACATCGTCAACAAATTAAAGGTAATATATTTGTATACGAAATATCaagtcgatctatggtgttggaCTATGCCTTGACAGGTAACATGCGACTCATGATTTTCCCTCATGTGTTCCACTATGTTTTAGATTCTTTGCCATGTTGCATTAAGAGAAATATATGTATTAGAAGTTAAGGGTTTAAGGTTCGTATCAATACGAGGTAAACGATGCCCTAGTGTTAATACTGCTGAAAGATCGAGGACACTTACCCTAGCCTTAACAAAGCTTAGAAGGATTTACTTATCCTAATTATAGGATCGATGTTAGGGTTAGTTGTCTGCGTGTGTGTGTGAATATTTAGAGATTGCGTAACTATGAGGTAAAACATGCTTTAGTATAGTTGCCTTAGCTAGCTACATTAAGATAAGATCGATGTTAGTGTCTTTTTTACGCGTACCACGTATGTATAATTCTTAAGTACTAATGTTTTATGGTTCGCATGTATCTCATCAAAAGTAATCCTATACACATGAATTGAATGTATAGAATtaagatatgtttttttttttaatgcaaaTGATCTGTAAAGTGGAGTCACTAAATAAAGTGCCATatttttgccaaaaaaaaataaaaaaaataaagtgcCATATGGATTAATCTTTGCTTTAATGTTCTTAAGACAAATTAAGGCTCGTTTGATTCACCATTGGATGGTAAGTGTAGTAATTATCTATATAAAGAAGAAACATGCAATGCTTGGGCAGTACACTACTGATATTAAGCTGAAGTTGATCAAAAGCAGTATAGCTGCTTTCAAACCGGCCACATGCTGGAGACTAACAATAGGAGGCTTTGTGGAGCCGACAGTTTCATCAATAAATTTATGATTGCATTTCATAGAGTTTGTGCTAAGTAATTGAACATGGAATTTTGGTTCATTGTTTTGAAGTGGACTGGGAATTTACTACTACGTATTgccctttatttcaaaaaatgaTGATTACATCAAATATCTAAGGATTAGGGTCATTTTTGTTATATTTGATATCAAGCCGCATCGATTAATAAATATTTGGTGGGATAAATTAATTGTTTAGTGTATTCAACATagtatttcattaaaaaaaaacatgaagtATTTCATTAAACCTAAAATTCTAAAACACGGAATCTCTAATCTTCAATGTTAATAACTTGCGTTTTTATTTTGTCATGATTATAATTGAGTGGAACAATATAGATTTGATCAATTGATATGGTGCATCCAAAAAACATAATAATCTTTGTGTAAGGTGGGTGGTGTGAAGACCTTTAAACTTGTTTGCAAAGGTAGTTTGCTGTTGAATGTCGGATTTTGATTAGAATGTTTCCTTAGCTCTCAAACCATGTTTAAGGTAATGCTCCAAGATAAAATCATTGCTCTTTTTAAGCTTAGTAGTATAGTTTTCTGTCTTCTTCCTTTCCTTCATGATGAATTGCACAACTCAGATATAATATTATAATTGCATACTAATTGGGTATTGCCTATTGGTTAGAGCTAGCTAGGCTTATAGGTTATTGAAAATGCATTGCTCATCTGCTCACCCCAAAAAGAGTGAACCCTGATGCTATTGACAATTGTAGTATTTGATATTTTGCCCTCTTCTTGGCTCAATCATACCCTAAATTAAAAAGAGATATGGGGCCAAGTTAAACTAAGGGCATCAAGATGAGTTGTTTTCCGCTTTTCTGATTATAATCCATCGACATTAGCAATCATGGAAAGATTACTAAGTGCATTTCATAGATTTTTAGAGGAAATGGACATTCAGACTATGGTTCCTCAAGATAAAATATTAAAGAGAAATaacacaaaatcacaaattAGATGATAGGTAGGTGTCTATGGATCAATTTTCGCAAAATAAAATGATGGAAATCCTACGTGGCACCACTTGCAAAAGAATTACACGTTCTATCAATTGATATAGATTAGCAATAGTGGATTGATCGCAAATTTATTAATCGTGAGATTACAAAGATAATTCTTCTTCATGATCATAATCTGTAATTATACCCTTCAAATACTAACTCTAAATGTCAAAAAATGCACAACAATTTCTTGTTTGGTTTTAAAGTGCAAGTAAAATTACTcgatataagtttttttttgtttttttgatggAATTACTCGATATAAGTTGTTAAATGATGCTCAAACTAAAGAGAGTAAAAACGCAATTTTCCCAAAGATCTAGACCCTTATTAATCATCCCATGTTGGCAGTAAGGACACATATTATCATCTGGTTTTGCCAAGTTTCTGTTGCAAGAAATTGGAGCTACCAAGCCGACAGATAGAGGATAGAGACTAGGAGAGGAGAAGAGGGGCTTAAATAAACGCACATTGATTGCATGTGAGTCTGGTTCTGGTTGTCTCTATTCCCTCCCCCCACCTTCTTTGAAATCAATGCCACCATGTGCGATCTCTCCAAAACCGTCACAACCAGCTTCCCTTTCCAAAACCCTCCAATATAGTGACATATTATGATATTATCCAAAACATCCATAAAAACCAACTTGTGGAAATTATGAACACTCTGGTCCTTTACTAATTATCATTCCCAATCAATCCCTCAAATCGAAACCATCAAagtccctcttcttcttcttccttcaatCCCAGTGATAGTGATGATACCCAGGCACCCGTgtgagtgagagtgagagtgacaGCAACAGTAATAGTACCATTTTTTGattttcttccctttttttcttttttcttttgcatgTCTGGCCGGTCCAGTCGAGCAGGCCGGGCGGGGGGCCATAAAATGGGGCACTGATATCTCCCAAAATCCGAGAGTGGTGTCACTTGTGCTTCCTTCTAGTGGGGACGACATCCCACATGATATGTTTGTACCTCTAAATCTTTTATGTTTTGGCGCTTTCACCAACTTTGAGCCTTTTATTACAGACCCCCTCCTCTTCCCCTACAACAGTGTCCGAGCCTTTTGctaatacacacacatatgACCAAATTCTCATTCTAACCCTTCACCCACAGTACCAGTACATTCTCATTCTATCTTGTGTAAACATTGCTCTTCAGGTTGGGCCTCCCCATCaccatgaaaattgaaaaaggtCTTGTCACTCTTACGGTGTTTAAAATGTGTCACCCAAACTTGCAAATGGTCAAACGAGTGGCTTAATAATACCATACTACAAAGTATCACATACTAACGCACTGTTCTTGTTTCAAACCTAACAGTGCAATTAAATTTCGGCTAACAAAACTCGTGATGAAAGTTCGACTCTGTCTCCTTCCCGATCTGGTCGAAACAAAAACACAACTACCCAGATAGATTTTAGCAATTCCTAAATCTTGTTGCTACACTGCAGGCCTAGAACATATATGCAAACTAGAAGTACAACCCAAAGAAATGAAACCATTAGTATTGATAAGGTTGGCAAATTTTATTCCCAACATGAAATTATTCTCTTGGAAGTAAAGAGGACAAAAAACCATACCAAATATGCCAAACCCAAATTGGTGTCTAACTAAGATCAAGAAGGCAATAAAATCAACCAACCATACACTTGAACAtcacaaagaagaagaagaagaagattccatCTTTCTAAAATTCTAGTCCAGCAGTTCAAAATTATTCTATTAAATTTtcgttcttctttttttccaaaCTTGGATGTGAGGATGATAGAATAAAATtacttgaaaaagaaaaaagctttTCCGTCCTTAAGCTAGACACAGGTATTTAACAGAGACATTGATTTTTGAACAGAGGACATGATtcatggtgatgatgatgagcatTACTTGCACAGAAAGAGAGACGAAGAAgaacaataaaagaaaaagaaaaaagagtgaCACATGGCGATTTGCCACTGGTGGTGGGGTCTAATCAACTGGGCGGCGGCGAAGAACTTGATCCGCCGGCGCCGGAAGTAGAACCGGAGACTGAAAGCAGCTGTGTGAGCCGGCTCATGGCTCTGACCTGCATCTCCAACGCCGCAATATAATCAGTAGCCTCTTCTAGAATCACCGGCAGCGGCTGCTTCCGGCAACCGGGGACCAACCGGCCGAGCACCCGGACCTTCCTCTGCACAGCCGGCAAGCCCTTCCCCTTCAACCGGAAAACGCTGAACTTCTGCTTCTTCAACCGGCCGGTCCCGGTGGCCGCCGCCGCCCTCTGCTGCTTCCTGTGCTGCCGGAACTTGAGCTTGAGCCGGTTGGTGAGAATGGCCCGGCTCCAGCGGGTCCTCCCCTTGGCGGCCACGGCCAGGACCCGGTCGGCGGCCTCACGGACGGCCCGACCCCGTCGAGGAGGAGGACACGTGGAggaagacgacgacgacgacgacgactgGCTCCTGGGCTCAGCGGAGACCTGGTTCAGCGCCTGGAGCAATTTGGAGGAGTAAATTTGCTGCTGGGCTTCGGATTTCCATTTGGTTTGGGAGTGTTGAACGAGAAGGTGGTGGTCCTGCTTGGCCtggagcttcttcttcttcttgcgcTGTATTCTAGAAGAATCGCGAGGCCGGTCGGAGGTCGTTACGGGATTCGAGATCAGTGTTGACGCCATGGATTCCGATTCCGAGAATCTAAAGCTCCAAAATTTGTTTGTCAAGTACAGCGAGAGAAGaagctcattttttttttttttttttttttttgggggagaGAATGGGAATGGATTGTAAGGGTTGGGAATCAAATCAAAGAGGGGGGAACGGGGGAGGGGAGTGAGGTGGGTTTCCGTTTTGGTGTATGGAAATCAGAAGTGTGaactgaaagagagagagagagagagagagagagagagaggggaggaACGGAACGGAGGTTGTTGAGGGAGAGATGGGTGGGGAGTGGGATGCGATGGGAGTAATAATAAGGAGAGGGAGAAACGGTGGGAAGAGACTTATAAAGGAATCAAAACACAGCACGCGTCGATATTTCCTTAAAAATCCAcccactatttttttttgttggaaatTGTTCTTTTGCAAATTCCAAATTTACACCAGTGTTTTAATCCAAATgtttttgggatttttttttttcacaaaaagGTGAAATGGTAAAAAAGAAATTTGATCATTTTTTTGTGGTGAACTTTTTGGCCTAAGAAAATCTACGGCCTCTTGGAACATCACAtgcttctgatttttttttttttttcaaaaaatgatTCTGATTCTTTAACAGTTTAGAAATGCGACGAATTAAAATATGGTAACTGTCTTTTCAAAActatagtatttttttttttggtaataaaaGTTTACGAAACTGATCAGTGTTCCAGCCCAGCCTATTGGTATGGAATTATGCAGGACATTTTCTAGATTGTCTTTTCAAAACTACAGTATTTTTTGGTATGATAATAAATTATATTGTTTGTATCTGTTGGTCCCTATATCGTGATTCAAAGGTCTTTAGTTAGGCGATTATGTTATACTATTGAAATTGAATTAACTGAGTGATTAGTCATACCTACCACGTGTATAACTTACGAATTCTGTTCATTCAAAATTTCACTCATCTAAGAATATTTTTAAGAAATGAAAATGACTACGTTTATTTTAGCCGGACAACGAgtgagtttttttatttatttttttatgacaatTGAGACCATTCCATTCCCAATCCAAACACTAAGCAATATTTACTGATTGGATAAGCAAATATCTAGTTACTGCAGATCTGAAACAACAACACGTGAATTTGACCAATCAGACAAACACCACATGTATAAGTGCGACATCCATTCCATTCAAACCTTTCACTCGCCTTTGAGGAATCAATACGATAATGTTCATCTTAAGTCTTAACCAAGACAATTTCACTAACGATGAAAATTAAGATTATTGGGCGAAAGATAAAAACAAAGATCAATAATGACTGTTACCATCTGATTGGGGGTTTAATTGGATTGGATGTGTAGTGGCTTCCACTAGTAGAGCAGAGGGAAGCGGGTCCCCAATTTTAACATTTGTTTTCATTCCGTGCAATGATTATTGGAGGGGCGATGATCCAGAAAAGAAATGATAAACTAAACAAAACTGCATGTGCAATGTGGGTTGTTTCTCTGCCACTTTTCCTATCCCCtctctttgtttggtttttggAGTTTTCTCCTCCTCTGAGGTGTGGCCAGTTATGCTCCACCTCCACATTTTCCTCCCCGACGGGGTCCCTTCTCCGCCTGCTCCCTTAATCTATGAGATATTTCCTCTTACTTAATCCTCAAAACACATCATAATTGGACGCTAATACTAAAATATCTGAACGATGTCGATGAAATATTTCGAGTTAACACACATCATGTGAACGataaatatataaaacaaaaataactcAATAAAGTATAAaccaacaaagaaagaagtagaGAATTGAACATTTAAAAAATTTGAATCTGAAACAAGACTCGAATagcatgttaaaaaaaaaaaaaatagttttaaTAAAAGCTAAACGCATATCAAACTAATAACATGAATTAACAAGATCCGGTTTTGAAAAATTAGAAGAAACTAGTAGAGACAGCTTCCGATGAGAATAATTATTCGGTTCAAAGCAttgataaagaaaagaaagggaaaatagTGCTGACAACCTGACATTGGGATAAAAGGAGGTCTAGATGCTCCATATTGATCAATGATTTGGGTTAGTTTATTTATGTCTAAAGTTTTAATAATCATGAACCTAATCCCCATTTCTCACCAAAATCATGGTGGCATGTGTATATCCAAACACTTTAGGGGGCATTGTACTGATGAACcttaaatatatatacagatataTATTTTGAAAGACCAGAAACACCACAAGGGCATTATGATGCACCAGTGAGATTGCCTCCCCTGTAACAGACACAATCAAACAATGAGCACCATAAAGTGGGAGGAGCATTCAAAAACCTCCAGAAAATTAAAGCAAGCAGATAGATACATCACGCGTAGGATGAATGGGGAGGTAAAGTTGTGAATGTGAAGAAGGAGAATGTAGATGATTGTGAATATGGGGAGTTCGATCAATAATTTAGAAAGAGTCCTCACCAGTGGCTCTGATATGAGATATGATCTCAAATATCTCAGTAGCTTATCAC
Coding sequences within:
- the LOC133709958 gene encoding transcription factor bHLH147-like; protein product: MASTLISNPVTTSDRPRDSSRIQRKKKKKLQAKQDHHLLVQHSQTKWKSEAQQQIYSSKLLQALNQVSAEPRSQSSSSSSSSSTCPPPRRGRAVREAADRVLAVAAKGRTRWSRAILTNRLKLKFRQHRKQQRAAAATGTGRLKKQKFSVFRLKGKGLPAVQRKVRVLGRLVPGCRKQPLPVILEEATDYIAALEMQVRAMSRLTQLLSVSGSTSGAGGSSSSPPPS